A region of Thermococcus argininiproducens DNA encodes the following proteins:
- a CDS encoding RNA-guided endonuclease InsQ/TnpB family protein yields the protein MYLTQKNHLRVDKKTYKLLRILTHLSKDLYNLTLYVTRQHYELNGIFLPYARAYHLLKNSIPYKLLPSQAAQQTMKIVERNYRSFFRLLKERKKGNYNRPIRPPKFLPKDGHFLLIFPYQSFKVKEDKVILTLGRNFAKKFGVMHLEIPLPKNVKGHRIKEIRILPKYNALWFEVEYVYEVEPEKKGLDYSKYLAIDLGVDNFATCVSTTGTAFVVEGRWLKSFNQWWNKKKAKLQSQYDKQGVKFGRRMARLLRKRKNVMNNFMNQAVNYIIKYCLENKIGSIVIGKLEEAKQRISLGKVNNQNFQFIPYGLFKRKLKAKCERYGINFIEVDEAYTSKVDALALEPLEKKEKYWGKRVKRGLFQSSTGVLINADVNGALNILRKVAGDSLVGGIVGSGRVNRPVRVRLPATGRRMNSHKAPSIRAGQFTSFEGLYFRYSSVMSIEKVKN from the coding sequence ATGTACTTGACGCAAAAGAATCACCTCCGAGTGGACAAGAAGACTTACAAACTTCTTCGTATACTAACTCACTTATCCAAAGACTTGTACAACCTCACTTTGTACGTGACGAGACAACACTACGAACTTAATGGAATTTTTCTACCCTATGCTAGGGCCTACCACTTGCTCAAAAACAGCATCCCGTACAAATTATTGCCAAGTCAAGCGGCCCAGCAAACCATGAAAATCGTGGAGAGAAACTACCGCTCATTCTTCAGACTATTAAAAGAGCGAAAGAAAGGTAACTACAATAGGCCAATTCGCCCGCCAAAGTTTTTACCGAAAGACGGGCATTTCCTCCTAATCTTCCCTTACCAGTCCTTCAAGGTTAAAGAGGATAAAGTCATCCTAACCCTCGGGCGAAACTTTGCCAAAAAGTTTGGCGTAATGCACCTTGAAATCCCCCTCCCAAAGAATGTCAAGGGGCATAGAATAAAGGAAATCCGCATTTTGCCAAAGTATAACGCCTTGTGGTTTGAGGTTGAGTACGTTTACGAGGTTGAGCCTGAAAAGAAGGGTTTGGATTACTCAAAGTACTTGGCTATTGATTTGGGTGTTGATAATTTTGCAACTTGTGTCTCCACCACTGGGACGGCCTTCGTTGTTGAAGGCCGGTGGTTGAAGAGTTTTAACCAGTGGTGGAATAAGAAAAAAGCCAAGTTGCAAAGCCAATATGACAAACAAGGAGTAAAATTCGGCAGAAGGATGGCTCGGCTTTTGAGGAAGAGAAAGAACGTGATGAATAATTTCATGAATCAAGCCGTGAATTACATCATCAAGTACTGCTTGGAGAATAAGATTGGAAGCATTGTAATTGGAAAGTTGGAAGAGGCGAAGCAGAGGATTTCCTTGGGGAAAGTGAATAATCAGAACTTCCAATTCATTCCTTACGGCCTCTTCAAGCGAAAATTAAAGGCAAAGTGCGAGCGTTACGGGATTAACTTCATTGAAGTTGATGAAGCTTACACGAGTAAGGTTGATGCCTTGGCTTTAGAGCCTTTGGAAAAGAAGGAAAAGTATTGGGGGAAGAGGGTGAAGAGAGGCCTCTTTCAGTCTTCAACTGGAGTTTTAATTAATGCTGATGTGAATGGTGCTTTGAACATTTTGCGGAAAGTAGCCGGCGATTCCCTCGTTGGAGGGATAGTCGGTAGTGGCCGCGTGAACCGGCCCGTGAGAGTGAGGCTACCGGCAACGGGACGCCGAATGAACTCTCACAAAGCCCCGTCCATAAGGGCGGGGCAGTTCACTTCTTTTGAAGGTTTGTATTTTAGATACTCTTCGGTGATGAGTATTGAAAAAGTTAAAAATTAA
- a CDS encoding glycosyltransferase family 2 protein has protein sequence MLLEILLGIILLWDGYFFLKYLLSLFNPYKTRGHLPIISVLIPAYNEERTIVETIKSVLSQDYPNFEVIVIDDGSEDGTFEKANLVSHPNLRVFKKEHEGKARALNFGLSKARGEIIVTTDADTVLAPNALRGLIERIYSKEIVGVGGQVRVLGSSFLDRAQDVEHLRIAMFRRAKELEDLSVAPGPISAFRKDALEKIGGFVDSEVEDYATTKEIKKLGKVVYAPKAKAYTKMPKTLKVLWKQRKRWFIGDLKHLGGGFEKELGFLLLGDFIAFLDIVIPVVLILTKNWSLFTLFMGFEILTSLIPTVVEGGAVVNAVIFPFFLWYWAIFYLSLHVYGYFSELCHKI, from the coding sequence ATGCTGCTTGAAATACTCCTAGGAATAATACTCCTTTGGGATGGTTATTTCTTCTTAAAGTATTTACTCAGCCTTTTTAACCCATATAAAACTAGAGGGCATCTTCCCATTATTAGTGTTTTAATACCAGCATACAATGAGGAAAGGACTATCGTTGAGACAATAAAGTCAGTTCTCTCTCAAGATTATCCGAATTTTGAGGTAATTGTCATTGATGATGGGAGTGAAGATGGTACTTTTGAAAAGGCGAACTTAGTCTCTCATCCGAATCTTAGAGTTTTCAAAAAGGAACATGAGGGGAAAGCAAGAGCTCTGAACTTTGGTCTCTCAAAAGCCAGAGGAGAGATAATAGTTACCACTGATGCAGACACTGTATTGGCACCAAATGCATTGAGAGGATTGATTGAACGTATCTATTCAAAGGAGATTGTAGGAGTTGGTGGTCAAGTTCGAGTTTTGGGAAGCTCTTTCCTTGATAGAGCTCAAGATGTTGAACATCTCAGGATAGCCATGTTTAGAAGGGCCAAAGAACTTGAGGATCTAAGTGTTGCTCCAGGTCCAATATCGGCTTTTAGAAAGGATGCCTTAGAAAAAATTGGAGGTTTTGTTGATAGTGAAGTTGAAGATTATGCAACTACAAAGGAAATCAAAAAGTTAGGAAAAGTTGTGTATGCCCCAAAGGCAAAAGCCTATACAAAAATGCCAAAAACACTTAAAGTTCTCTGGAAACAGCGAAAGAGATGGTTTATTGGGGATTTGAAGCACTTAGGGGGAGGGTTTGAAAAAGAGCTGGGCTTCCTACTTTTGGGAGATTTTATAGCTTTTTTGGATATAGTGATTCCTGTTGTACTTATTTTAACTAAAAACTGGAGCTTATTCACTCTATTCATGGGCTTTGAAATTTTAACTTCTCTTATTCCTACGGTGGTGGAGGGAGGCGCAGTAGTAAATGCTGTGATTTTTCCATTCTTTTTGTGGTATTGGGCCATTTTCTATTTGTCACTTCACGTTTATGGGTACTTTTCCGAGCTTTGCCACAAAATTTAA
- a CDS encoding inorganic phosphate transporter produces the protein MEWVIFPALFMAWAIGVNDSAKAVGTAVGSGLLGFKKAILIIVIFTTLGVFFGGRGVSATVGELGMELSTNSIGVVLFSAATAVTVSSMRGLPISTTQSIIGGLVGAILAFDLRVKWGILLRVVFAWVLSPLAAAFVAVVVYEIYTRLFKGIKQIQLIEVMYKWLIFTSAAFSAFNLGANELSNVVGLMGVIGVNGFFKGILSLALAFGALTFSYEVIMSIGKKLTPLDPRLAFSSQFGSAIAVTTANVLGLPVSSGQAVIGGVTGLGHYVGNPINWELARGIVLSWLFTPLISGSLTFLFLHLLP, from the coding sequence ATGGAATGGGTCATATTTCCAGCTCTTTTTATGGCATGGGCTATAGGTGTAAATGATAGTGCAAAAGCAGTTGGCACTGCTGTAGGTTCTGGATTATTAGGATTTAAAAAAGCCATTCTAATTATTGTAATATTCACTACTCTTGGCGTGTTTTTTGGGGGGAGAGGAGTTTCTGCAACTGTTGGAGAGTTGGGTATGGAGTTAAGTACTAATTCAATAGGAGTAGTTCTCTTTAGTGCTGCCACAGCTGTTACTGTCTCGAGCATGAGAGGTTTGCCCATCTCAACTACTCAATCAATTATTGGCGGGTTAGTAGGGGCAATTTTGGCATTTGATTTGAGAGTGAAGTGGGGAATTCTCCTCAGGGTGGTTTTTGCTTGGGTCTTGTCTCCCCTAGCAGCTGCTTTTGTGGCAGTTGTTGTTTATGAAATTTATACAAGGCTGTTCAAAGGAATAAAACAAATCCAGCTTATTGAGGTAATGTATAAGTGGCTTATTTTCACGAGTGCAGCATTTTCTGCTTTTAATTTAGGAGCAAATGAGCTCTCTAATGTTGTAGGGCTAATGGGGGTTATAGGTGTTAATGGTTTCTTTAAAGGTATTCTTTCTCTAGCACTGGCTTTTGGGGCATTAACATTCAGTTATGAGGTAATTATGAGTATTGGTAAAAAGCTAACTCCCCTTGATCCTCGATTGGCCTTTTCATCTCAATTTGGCTCTGCGATAGCCGTGACTACTGCAAACGTTTTGGGTCTTCCTGTTAGTTCTGGCCAGGCTGTGATTGGAGGAGTGACAGGGTTAGGTCATTACGTAGGTAACCCTATTAATTGGGAGCTAGCTCGTGGTATAGTATTAAGTTGGCTTTTTACTCCACTGATTTCTGGAAGTTTGACATTCTTGTTTTTGCACTTGCTTCCGTAG